The proteins below are encoded in one region of Phycisphaerae bacterium:
- a CDS encoding trypsin-like serine protease yields MNAKVLFPTKWVSRLLAGAVALPLITTGFSGPAWAITGGEVDENNTYSNVGAVVWLPPDGSGPSVGCSGILIHPRVLLTAGHGTIFPEENPWVIPLSFVSFGTNALDPSTWHEVQTVITHPNYNPLAWNQSCNDVGVIILKRPVRIRKVPLAKLPDEGFLDDLKTAGLLREPGQGGVPFIVAGYGSTGNWPPQPPPEVVPVDGLRRFAHSDYLALSPGWLYTLMNPATGNGGTGYGDSGGPAFWVKPDGTLVLVALTGHGDPNLVAINVAWRVDLPETLDFIDWVINTVLPSLPRH; encoded by the coding sequence ATGAACGCGAAAGTGCTTTTCCCAACGAAGTGGGTTTCCAGGCTGCTCGCAGGCGCAGTTGCGCTGCCGCTGATTACGACCGGCTTCAGCGGCCCGGCCTGGGCCATCACCGGCGGCGAGGTGGACGAAAACAACACCTATTCCAACGTCGGAGCTGTCGTGTGGCTGCCACCAGATGGTTCGGGGCCGAGCGTGGGGTGTTCGGGAATACTGATCCATCCGCGTGTGCTCCTTACCGCCGGGCATGGCACGATATTCCCGGAGGAGAATCCGTGGGTTATCCCTTTGTCCTTCGTCAGCTTCGGCACGAATGCTCTTGACCCCTCGACTTGGCACGAGGTCCAAACGGTCATCACGCACCCCAATTACAATCCCCTTGCCTGGAACCAATCCTGCAACGATGTGGGCGTCATCATACTGAAGAGGCCCGTCAGAATCCGCAAAGTGCCGCTGGCCAAGCTGCCCGATGAAGGCTTCCTTGACGACCTGAAGACGGCGGGGTTGCTCCGCGAACCGGGCCAGGGCGGAGTGCCCTTTATCGTCGCAGGCTACGGCTCGACCGGCAACTGGCCCCCTCAGCCCCCTCCGGAGGTCGTGCCGGTCGACGGCCTGCGCCGCTTCGCCCACTCCGACTACCTCGCCTTGAGCCCGGGGTGGCTTTACACCCTGATGAATCCCGCCACCGGCAACGGCGGCACGGGCTACGGCGACTCCGGCGGACCCGCGTTCTGGGTCAAGCCCGATGGAACCCTCGTGCTCGTGGCTCTGACGGGCCACGGCGATCCAAACCTCGTGGCCATCAACGTTGCCTGGCGCGTGGACCTCCCCGAAACGCTGGACTTCATCGACTGGGTGATTAACACAGTGCTTCCCTCGCTGCCACGGCACTGA